A DNA window from Leptospira langatensis contains the following coding sequences:
- a CDS encoding RNA polymerase subunit sigma-70, which yields MYSNLEWDQKLISSLEFYYRNGDPDLFLKEAWGWAWALSRRKFRLDDDSCADIVLKLVHDVEHIMKVYQEGNYTNFPAFLTTYVKHLVLNQKKKNVIRAKMEIVTDDFYTDRFPKASTYDFTQDILEQAKEISLLVRETLDQLDPLASLVIKMKHRIRLNLKECRIFKQRLSWLGLGIRQYFDSDREEEIRSRIRKRNAEDQLKRLFQSLYHTESQNRTRWNGARKHWSDRHSGVPEEKSFRKIAYYLGMSQHSVRTLYYSTVTDFKKKERWRSMGWRAAA from the coding sequence ATGTATTCAAATTTGGAATGGGACCAGAAGCTGATCTCCTCTCTGGAGTTCTATTATAGAAATGGGGATCCTGATCTTTTCTTAAAGGAGGCTTGGGGTTGGGCCTGGGCGCTCTCCAGGAGAAAATTCCGTTTAGACGACGATTCTTGCGCTGATATTGTTTTGAAATTGGTTCATGATGTGGAACATATAATGAAAGTATACCAAGAAGGGAATTATACGAATTTCCCGGCATTCTTAACTACATACGTTAAACATTTGGTCTTGAACCAGAAAAAGAAGAATGTGATCCGCGCTAAGATGGAGATCGTCACCGACGATTTCTATACGGATCGATTTCCAAAGGCGAGCACGTATGATTTTACCCAAGACATATTGGAGCAAGCTAAGGAGATCTCTCTTCTGGTAAGAGAGACACTCGATCAATTGGATCCGCTGGCTTCTCTAGTAATCAAGATGAAGCATAGGATACGACTGAATCTAAAGGAATGCAGGATATTTAAACAGAGATTGAGTTGGCTGGGACTGGGGATCCGACAGTACTTCGATTCGGACCGGGAGGAAGAGATCAGGAGCAGGATCCGAAAGAGGAATGCTGAGGATCAACTGAAACGATTGTTCCAATCCCTATATCATACTGAATCGCAGAATAGGACCAGATGGAATGGAGCCAGAAAACATTGGTCCGATCGACATTCCGGGGTTCCCGAAGAAAAGAGCTTTAGAAAAATTGCATATTATTTGGGAATGAGCCAACATTCCGTTCGCACCTTATATTATTCCACAGTTACGGATTTTAAGAAGAAGGAACGCTGGAGAAGTATGGGTTGGAGAGCGGCTGCCTAA